One window of Flavobacterium dauae genomic DNA carries:
- a CDS encoding FeoA family protein: MTLDFLKKSQKGTIIAINAEKVPLKLIEMGCLPGNIVEVLQIAPLQDPIYIKVNDSFLSIRKDLAKEIEVELI, encoded by the coding sequence ATGACTCTTGATTTTTTAAAAAAGAGCCAAAAAGGAACAATCATCGCTATAAATGCAGAAAAAGTCCCTTTAAAATTAATAGAAATGGGCTGCTTACCAGGAAATATTGTCGAGGTTTTGCAAATTGCACCTTTACAAGATCCAATCTATATAAAAGTAAACGATTCGTTTTTAAGTATTCGTAAAGATCTGGCAAAAGAAATTGAAGTTGAACTGATATAA